Genomic window (Hydrogenimonas cancrithermarum):
GTGCTCGCCTTCTTCGCCGACTCGCTGCCGACCTACATGCTCATCTTCTTCCTTTTCGGTGCCGCCGCCGACGGCAACCGAATCGCCTCGAGCAACCTCATCCTGATCCTGGCACCCGAAGCGAAACGCCCGCTCTACGTCGCTGTGCAGATGAACATCGTCTCGCTCGGAATGTTCTTTTCGATCCTCGGCGGCTTCGTGCTCCATTTCGGCAGTTACACTCTTCTTTACGCCATCGCCGCAGCGGCACTCCTTTTCGCACTGGTCATGTCGTTCCGATTGAAAGATTCGTTGAATTGATGAAAATCATAGATAGCAGGAACCGGATCGGATAAAATGCGGTCAAAAAACAAGGATTCGACCATGTTACGTTTGACCTTTCTGCTGATTGCGGCTCTCGATCTTTTCGCCACCCAGGGCTTCGTCAGTTCCAACGTCTGTAAAAAGTGCCACCCCATCATCTCCAAAGAGTACAGCGCTTCGATGCATAAAAACGCGTCGATCCACAACGATCCGGTCCACAGGGCGGTCTGGGAGAAACACCCGCTGAAAAAGAGCGGAAAGTACGTGTGCGCCTCCTGCCATACGCCAACCGATACGAAAATCATGCAAGCGCTCAAAAGCAAAAAATCCGCTCTGCCGGAAGAGAATGCCATACAGAAAAACGAACCGATCGGCTGTGCCTACTGCCACCGTATTAAAGATATCGAAATCCATGCGAAAGCGAATCTCAATATCCTTAACGAAACACCCAAGTTCTATTACGCTTCGAAAGAGGGCAAGAGCGAAAAGCGCGTCGTCAAGTTCCATGAGGAGAGCAGTTTTTTCGGTCTGAGCAAAAAGACCGCCGGCTCCCCTTTCCATACGATCGATTACGGCAATGAAAACTTTTCCGACGGCAAGATGTGCCTCGGCTGTCACGACCACAAACGCAACGACAAAGGTTTCGCCATCTGTTCGATGGATATCGAAAGCTCCGAAAAAAGTACAAACAACTGTATCAGCTGCCATATGCCACAGGTCGAAGGCTCCTACTCCACGATCGCCAAAAGCAAAACGCATGCCTACCACGGATTCACGGGGCTCCACAACCGGCCCGATATGCTTAAAAGCTACATTACGTTAAAAGCGACTGCGAAAGAGGGGAAACTCTCCGTTACGCTGAAAAACGGTGCCGATCACAAACTTTTCGCCCATCCGCTCCGCCTCGCACAACTGCGTATCGAGATCGGCCGCGATGGCAAAACGATTCGGCTGGAACCGGTCAACTTCTTCACGATACTCGGACATAACGGTAAACCGGCGATGCCATGGAGTGCGGATTCGATTCTGAAACAGAATGTGATCAAAGCGCATGAAGAGAAGCGAATCGACATGGCGTTCACTCCCCGAAAAGGCGACGAAGTACGCGTAACCCTCGGCTACTACATCGTCAATCCGAAAGCCGCCGGAAAACTGGGGATCACCCAAAAAGATTTCACGACATTCCGCACCCTTGTGTCAAAAATCTTCTTTTTCTAGCTGTAAAAATTGTTTTTATGAATATTTATGAATATTTAAGTTCGATTCTTTTATGATCTTATCTATAGTTTAAAATAATAATTCAAGGAGTGAATCGTCATGGGTCTTTCATTCAAAAACAAGATGAGCTCCCTGCTTCTTGCTGCATCGATCACCTTCGTCGGGTGCGGCGGTGGAGGCGGCGGGGGAGGCACTGAGCCGGCCGGAACCATTACGGCCAATGGCGTCACCGTGGTCTCGGGCACGACGGGTAGCCAAACCAGTGGAACCAGTGGCCGTTCGATCTTCAAGACACGCCAAACTTCGGGTACGGAAAGCGCGGCGGTTGCCAGCGTTACCGTCGATACGAACGAAGATGGAATTTTCGATGAAAAAGACCCCACATTCACCTCTAGCGTGGAAAATGGCGCTTTTTCGGTGGAAATTCCCCTTCAAAATCTCGAAAAAACCTATAAAGGCCGCATCAGTGTCATCGCCGACGGCTACGCTCCATACAACAAAATCATCGAAATAAAGGCAGGCCAAACGATCAACGTGCTGGCGGAAGCGGAAAAAATTCCCGTACTCAAAGAGACGGTGAATCTAAGCGATCTCAGTGAATCGGCGAGAATGGGATCCTATATCCGTTTTGGTATTCGCACCACTGCCGACGGTGGAGTGAACTCCTTTTCGAAACTGGTTTCTCTTTCCGAACTCAAAGCCGAAGCGGATGCAAACGCATCGCTTGGAAAAGAGGATCTGGCGACCTATACGTTCCCACTCGCTTCCGTCCCAAAAGAGGTTAAAACACTCGACGTGACGATGCAGGCTTTCGATTCGACGAAACCTGACGAACTGCAGTACTTCCCTGGTGAGTTCAAAGGCAAAGGGCTCTCCAACAAAGCGAATGCGGCAGACGACGAGGTCGGTCTCATATCCGCGGCTTTCGACATGTTCGTCATGAGAGACCAAAACGGCGACCCCGTCAAGCTCATCGAAACGGTGAACGACAAACTCTCTGCCAACGTGGACCTGAGCAATTGCAGTATGAAGTGGGTTCGCCGTATCACTCAGGCACAGGCACAGTTGATCGAAGGGTGGGGCGACTACGACCCATCCACTCCCGAATTCGAAGTACCAATCTGGAGCAACGACAATAGCGAAGGCACGTGGAAATTCGTAGGGGTCGGCAACGCCTACGATCTCAATGGCACCGACCCCTATTTCGAAGTCTGTATACCCGACGAGTGGAATTCGGGCTATCTCAATTGCGACTCCCCCATCTCCTTCACCCAGCCGATAGAAGTCTGTGTCGAAACCTACAACAACAATGGATTCCCTATCGAAGGCCTGCAAGTCTACGCCCAAAAGAGCAGCACCTACACCAGCAGCTATACGGACGCCAATGGCCATACCGTTCTCGAAATCCCCGATGCCGACATCACAGGCTGGAACTTCTACTACAAGGGTGCGATCACTGGATGGAGCGGTGTCGACGTTTCAGCTTCCCCCATCCCAGTAACCGACAATCCGGAATGTGCCTACGAACTCAATGTAACAGGCATTGTCGATCCCTATTCCGCAGGCATCTACGTCACGGCCTACAAAATCGATGGGACACCGGCAGCCAATGAAAACGTCTACCTGAAAAGCACCGACTACTACGACTACTACCACAAAAGCAAAACGACCGATGACGAGGGCAAGGCTTTCTTCAAGGTCAAACCCAACGTTTCCTATACCGCTACGTATCGTGCCGGTTCCGCGAACGTGAAAGTGGATGGCAATCTCGTTCCCCCGGAAACTGCCGATACTGGCCGTTACGCATCCGTGGACGTGAACGATACCAATATCGCACCGAGAGGACACATCTATTTCTATAAAAGCCGCCTCAAACCTTCGGCCGAGCATGTCAAATTCAACCTTTCCGCCAGGGATGCCAACGGCGACACCATCACCATCAAACAGCTGAGCCTCAACGGAACCGTTTTGAAAAACGGCAGCGACTATACGATACTGGATATCTACTCCTACACCAACGGCTATCTCAGTACCATTATGGAACTCAACCTCACCCGGGTTTCACACATCGCGCCACAGGCACTGCAAGTGGGTACATACCGGCTCGAAGCGGTCGTGACCGACGGAACGGCGGAGACACCCATTTCAGGTGAATACAGTGTCGTAGCCAACGCCGCCCCGATCGTCAACGGCGCCACTGCCTACGATGAAAACGGGAGGATGTACAATATCGGCTACCGGCCACTGCCAAGCGAAGGTTTATACGACTTCTATATCTACGCTTTCGATCCCGACGGCGACACCATAACGATTAACGCCAATCTCGACGGTACCCCCCTCGTCTGCAACGGTTTCTACTGCACCGATGCCAACCTCACCGTAGGGGACAGAACGCTTACAGTGACGGCAACCGACAGCGATGGCGCCTCCGGTTCGCATACATTCCGTTTCCATGTGGGCAACCTGCCTCCTCGTATCGCTTCAGCCGGTGCGACAAGAGATATCGTCGATATCAACAACCATGAAAGCTTCAGGCTCTTCGCCTATGCGAACGACCCTGAAGGAGAGAGCGACCTTCTTCTCAAAGCCATCGACCAGAACGGCACGGAGCACAACCTGACGAAGAGTCGGGGAAGCCTCTACCAGAGCGAAGCCATCGAACCTACCGACCCCGGCATCTACATCTACACGATCACGGCGCAAGACTCGAAAGGGGCGCTCTCCGGCGCCGCGACCGTCACGGTGGAGGTGATCGCGAGCAACAGGCCTCCGATCTTCACCAAACAGCCTCACGGAGGCCAAATTACCGTAGGAACGACTCAGACGTTCGAATGTGAAGCGATCGATCCCGAAGGTACGCCGGTAAGCTACAGCTGGAAACTCGACGATGCCGTTTTGCCGGCGACGGGAACCACCCTTTCACACCTTTTCGACGAAACGGGCAACTTTACCGTCACCTGTATCGCGACCGACCTGGACGGTGAAAGCAGCAGCGCTTCGGCGAAGGTCTATGTCATCGATCCGAACCAGAGCGGTACACTGACGGTCAGAACCTCCTTCCCTGGCGTTCTCGTCGGCATCCACGATGCCAGCGACCACTATCGACTCATCGGCTCCAAACGCACCGATTCCAACGGTGTGGCATCCTTCTCGGTCACGGGAGACAGGACCACCTTCTCCGTCACCGTCGAACCATCGATGATCCTCGATACCGACACCGTCTACGAGCTCCTCGTACCCATGCTCGTCAACGACGCCTCCTACAACTGCCGATATGGCGATATCAACATGAGCGAATGCGACAGCGCAGACTGGTGCGCCATCATGACGGCGGATTTTCTCCCGGCGTGGATCATCGATGCGGCACTGATCAAGGGTGGCAACGTCACATCGAGTGATGTCGACGCCAACGGCGACGGCATCGTGACCAGAGACGAATTCCATGCAGCCGCCATCGCCACTCTCGACAAAAACGGAGATGGAGCGCTCAGCCTGAAAGAGATATACGACGATGAAAACATCATTCTTTCACGGATGTACGCCAACGCCCCCGTCAGAACCTACGACATTCCTTTCGGCCCCTGGGGGTACTACACCGAAGGCGAAGAACCCTATTTCTATGAATGTTACGCGAACGAAGACATCGACTTCAACATCACCGTCACGAACGTTCCATCCCCGAACGCATACATCGATATGACCGGATCGTGCTACACCATGGGTTACGAAATCAACGGCTCCTCGTCCACGGCACACATCAAGGCTCGTGCCTACTATACCGACGAAAATGGAACGTACGATTTCGGTATCAAGTTCTCTTTCGCGGACCACAACGTTTCGATCTACCTCGCAACCGACAAGACGGCGGCAGATCTGGCGAACGGCGTGACGCTGGACTATGCGAATTTCGTTCCGTTCGACCGGCTCAAAGATGTCAACATCACCGAGCGTACTACC
Coding sequences:
- a CDS encoding multiheme c-type cytochrome, with translation MLRLTFLLIAALDLFATQGFVSSNVCKKCHPIISKEYSASMHKNASIHNDPVHRAVWEKHPLKKSGKYVCASCHTPTDTKIMQALKSKKSALPEENAIQKNEPIGCAYCHRIKDIEIHAKANLNILNETPKFYYASKEGKSEKRVVKFHEESSFFGLSKKTAGSPFHTIDYGNENFSDGKMCLGCHDHKRNDKGFAICSMDIESSEKSTNNCISCHMPQVEGSYSTIAKSKTHAYHGFTGLHNRPDMLKSYITLKATAKEGKLSVTLKNGADHKLFAHPLRLAQLRIEIGRDGKTIRLEPVNFFTILGHNGKPAMPWSADSILKQNVIKAHEEKRIDMAFTPRKGDEVRVTLGYYIVNPKAAGKLGITQKDFTTFRTLVSKIFFF
- a CDS encoding PKD domain-containing protein → MGLSFKNKMSSLLLAASITFVGCGGGGGGGGTEPAGTITANGVTVVSGTTGSQTSGTSGRSIFKTRQTSGTESAAVASVTVDTNEDGIFDEKDPTFTSSVENGAFSVEIPLQNLEKTYKGRISVIADGYAPYNKIIEIKAGQTINVLAEAEKIPVLKETVNLSDLSESARMGSYIRFGIRTTADGGVNSFSKLVSLSELKAEADANASLGKEDLATYTFPLASVPKEVKTLDVTMQAFDSTKPDELQYFPGEFKGKGLSNKANAADDEVGLISAAFDMFVMRDQNGDPVKLIETVNDKLSANVDLSNCSMKWVRRITQAQAQLIEGWGDYDPSTPEFEVPIWSNDNSEGTWKFVGVGNAYDLNGTDPYFEVCIPDEWNSGYLNCDSPISFTQPIEVCVETYNNNGFPIEGLQVYAQKSSTYTSSYTDANGHTVLEIPDADITGWNFYYKGAITGWSGVDVSASPIPVTDNPECAYELNVTGIVDPYSAGIYVTAYKIDGTPAANENVYLKSTDYYDYYHKSKTTDDEGKAFFKVKPNVSYTATYRAGSANVKVDGNLVPPETADTGRYASVDVNDTNIAPRGHIYFYKSRLKPSAEHVKFNLSARDANGDTITIKQLSLNGTVLKNGSDYTILDIYSYTNGYLSTIMELNLTRVSHIAPQALQVGTYRLEAVVTDGTAETPISGEYSVVANAAPIVNGATAYDENGRMYNIGYRPLPSEGLYDFYIYAFDPDGDTITINANLDGTPLVCNGFYCTDANLTVGDRTLTVTATDSDGASGSHTFRFHVGNLPPRIASAGATRDIVDINNHESFRLFAYANDPEGESDLLLKAIDQNGTEHNLTKSRGSLYQSEAIEPTDPGIYIYTITAQDSKGALSGAATVTVEVIASNRPPIFTKQPHGGQITVGTTQTFECEAIDPEGTPVSYSWKLDDAVLPATGTTLSHLFDETGNFTVTCIATDLDGESSSASAKVYVIDPNQSGTLTVRTSFPGVLVGIHDASDHYRLIGSKRTDSNGVASFSVTGDRTTFSVTVEPSMILDTDTVYELLVPMLVNDASYNCRYGDINMSECDSADWCAIMTADFLPAWIIDAALIKGGNVTSSDVDANGDGIVTRDEFHAAAIATLDKNGDGALSLKEIYDDENIILSRMYANAPVRTYDIPFGPWGYYTEGEEPYFYECYANEDIDFNITVTNVPSPNAYIDMTGSCYTMGYEINGSSSTAHIKARAYYTDENGTYDFGIKFSFADHNVSIYLATDKTAADLANGVTLDYANFVPFDRLKDVNITERTTEWLWVTPTYKNVTLATYEQLRVDYLEKATIRHYKYLDDARLNYPIKGQQSINNQTKGHNDYYGDGTLQSAYDGRNYAYLDLNITSEKGSQTVRFVGNDWPKIDMTTLDYRTDLYTREQDNEFSFTLIDFAPSATIDFGDVNLSEIYPQTVADEILSFEENESASHSMSANAEEFKNMTSYEFIDIFFDSGYGKYSFYLNVPGRYVTADGLYQPMAAYSSLGKKKKPHRKANPFTIPFDPRLLLRK